The genomic segment CCGGTCGCGCTCACCTCGGCCGACCACCACGTGCTGTGGGTGAACACGGCTGCGCTGCGCCGGGCCGGCGTCGACCGCGCGACGCCCGACCCGCCCGCCGCGCAGGTCCTGCGGCGCGAGGACGGCGAGCCGCTGGGGACGCTCGTGGAGTGGGGCGCCATGGACCTCGTCCGCGCCCACCTGCCCGAGCGGGGCGAGGACGACCTGCGCCGCGGCCTGCTCCGGGCCTGGCAGCTGCTCGCCGACGCGGGCGTCGCCTGGGTCCAGGACGCGCTGTGCGGCCCGGACGACGTGCAGCGCGCGCTCGCCCTGTCGCGCGCCGGCGCGCTGCCGGTGCGCACCGACCTGTGCCTGCGGGCCGAGCCGGGCACCTGGCAGCGCCAGCGGGCGGGGTTCCGGGCGGCCCGCGACGCCGCCGAGGGCGACCCGCAGGTGTCCGCGCGCACCGTGAAGCTCTTCGCCGACGGCGTGCTCGAGGCGGGCACCGCCGCGCTGCTCGAGCCCTACGCCGGCGGCGGGTGCTCGCACCACGGGATGCCGGTGTGGGAGCCGGACGAGCTCGCCGCCGCCGCCGAGGCCTTCGACGCCGACGGGTTCGGCCTGCACGTGCACGCGATCGGCGACGCCGCCGTGCGCAGTGCCCTCGACGCCGTGGAGGGGGTGCGGCGCGCCCGAGGGCGCACCGCGCGGCGGCCGGTCGTGGCGCACACCCAGCTGGTCGACGACGCGGACCTGCCGCGCTTCGCCGCCCTCGGCGTCGTCGCGAACTTCTCGCCGCTGTGGGCCTGCCTCGACGCCTGCCAGACCGACCTCACGCTGCCGCGGCTCGGTCCCGAGCGCGGCGGGCGGCAGTACCCGATGGCCTCCCTGCTGCGCACCGGTGCCGTGCTCTCCTTCGGCTCGGACTGGCCGGTGTCCTCGCTGCGCCCGCTCGACGGGGTCGGCGTCGCGGTGACCCGCCGCACGCCCGACGGCGGCGAGCCGCCGGGGGGCTGGGTTCCGCACGAGCGCCTCCCGGTCGCCGCGGCCCTGTCGGCGGCGGTCCAGGGGCCGGCGTACCAGGCGCACGAGGAGCACCTGCGCGGCACCTTCGCCCCCGGGCTGCGTGCGGACCTCGTGCACCTCGACGCCGACCCGACCCGGGTGGACGCCCAGGAGTGGCCGGGCATCGGCGTGCTGGGGACGTGGGTCGCCGGCCGGCGCACCGCCTGAGGGGACCCCTCAGCGGCGCACCGCGTCGAGGGCGAGCAGCGCGACGTGCAGCGAGAGGCACGACTCCACCCCGTCGAGGTCCACGCCGAGCACCTGCTCGACCTTGCGCAGCCGCTCGTAGAACGCCGGCCGGGACAGGTGGGCGGCCTCCGCCGCCGCGCTCTTGTTGCGCCCGTGGGCGAGGTACGTCCCCAGCGCCGCGACGAGCGCCGTGCCGTGCGCCTCGTCCCAGGCGAGCAGCGGGCCGAGCTCGCGCTCGACGTACGTCTGCAGCCGCGGGTCGTCGCGCAGCAGGTGCAGCAGGCCGCGGACGCGCACGTCCGGCAGCCGGTGGTACGCCCGTCCCGCCCCGCCACCCTGCGCCAGGGCGGCGTCGGCGACCTGGGCGGCCTCCTCGAGCGAGCGCCGGGCGTCGGTGACGGCCCCGACGGCGCAGCCGGCGGCGACCACCACCCCTCCGGCGTCCGGCCGGGCCCGTACGGCCGCCGCCAGCGCGGTGAGGACGTCGTCCTCGCGGTCGCGCGCGGACAGCGACAGGAGCATGCCGACCGCGTCGGGCACGCCCCGGGGCGCGGCCGCGTCGAGCGGCGCGGTCAGCGCGGGCACCCCGGCACCCCGCGCCGCGGCCGCGGCCTGCTCGGCGAGGTCGCGCAGCCGCTCCTGCACGTCGCGCGGAGCGGGGGAGCCGCCCGTGGGCGAGCCCGGTGGCGCCACGAGGCGCAGCACCACGCCGACGAGGCGCCGGCCCTCCAGCGGCACGCCGAGGGCCCGCGCCCGCAGGGCGACCTCGGCCCCGGGGGCGGCGTGGGCGAGCAGACCGGCGAGGAGCGTGCCGTGGGTGCGCCGCTCGAGCGACTCCTCGTCGCGGCGCACCAGCCGGTCCAGGGCCAGCGCCGAGGCGGCCCGCTCCAGGACGACCGCGAGGCGCGCCGGCGGCGGGCCGTCGCCCTCGAGGACGAGCACGAGGCGCCCCCAGTCCTGCCCGCGGGCGCCGACGGCCGTGACCAGCCACCCCTGCGCCGCGTCGTGCCCGGTCCGCCCGGCGTCGCCCGCGACGGCGGCGGCCGCCGCGCGCGAGCGCGCCTCCCACCGCTCGAGCAGCGCCTGCGGGTCCTGCCCCGCGGCGTCGTACGCGAGCACCCGGTGCGCCAGGTTCTCGAGCACGACGGGCGAGCCGGCCATGCGCGCCACCTCGCGCAGCACCTGCGCCGCGTCGGCCCCCTCCACGGACAGCTCGGTGAAGGTGCGGTGGACCTCGTCGGTCGCCCGCAGCTCGGCCACCTGCGCGTCGACGATGCGCCCGTGCACCGCCTCGGTGACCGCGACGAAGGGCGTGGGCCGGGTCAGCGCGACGAGCGGCAGCGCGCGGCGCTCGCACCGCCCGGTGAGGGCCTGCGGGAGCCGCTCCCAGCGGCGGCCGAGCTCGACCGCGAGCCCGGCCGCCCCGACGTCGGCGAGGGTGTCGACGTAGCGGGCGAGCCCCTCCTGGTCGTCCGGCAGGCCGAGGCCGGTGGTGAGGACCAGCTCGCCGCCGGACAGCTCGCGGGCGATGTCGGGCACCTCGGCGATGTGCACCCAGCGGACGGGGCGGTCCAGGGCGGCGCCCGCGGCGGCGACGCGCGCCCCCGCCCGGCGCAGCGGCCCGAGGGCGAGCACCTCGCCGAGGGTCGGCAGGACGTGCAGGACGCCCAGGGCGGGGCCCGGCACCGTCACGGGCGCGTCACGATCGGGGCTCAGGGTCGGCCACCTCCCACGGGCGGGGGCGCCCAGTGTGGCAGGGTGCGCGCGGGGCCGCGGAGTGCGCTCCGTCACGCTGGCGCACGGGGGCGTCGCGGACGGTGCGCCCGCTGGGCGGGTCAGGTTCCGGGCGTGTGGCGTTCCCGTTGCGGGACGGCCGCGACGCTGCGGAATCGCTTGTCCTGGCCCCGCACGGATGACACCATCGGCTCCCGTTCGGGCGCGGCACGACGGATGCCGCAGCCGGACCCGTACGCCGCACCACCGCCGGAGGAGCAGCCCATGCGCGACCCCCACGCCCGCCCGCAGCGCGGGCTGCCGCCCCTGCCGCCGGCCCTCGCCGGCCTGCCGCTGAGCCGCCGGCGCTTCCTGCGCGGCGCGGCCGCGGGCGGCGCGGCGCTGGCCGGCAGCGGCCTGCTCGCCGCCTGCGGCACCGAGGGGACGGCGGCGGCGCCGCAGGACCAGGCCGCCCAGGACCGGTCCGACACCGACAAGCGCCTGACGGTGTCCAACTGGCCGCTCTACATCGACGTCGACGAGGCGGACCCGTCGAAGCGCCCGACGCTCGAGGCGTTCACGGCGGAGACCGGCATCGAGGTCGACTACACCGAGGACGTCAACGACAACAACGAGTTCTTCGGCAAGGTCCGGCCCCAGCTCTCGGCGGGGCAGGACACCGGCCGCGACGTCGTCGTCCTGACGGACTGGATGGCCGGGCGGCTCATCCGCCTCAACTGGGTGCAGGAGCTGGACAAGGACAACCTGCCGCAGGTGACCGCGAACCTCCTCGGGGCCCTCGAGGACCCCGGCTTCGACCCGGGCCGGCGCTACTCGGTGCCGTGGCAGAGCGGGCTGACCGGCATCGCGTACAACGCGGCCCTCACCGGCGAGGTCCGCACCGTCGACGAGCTGCTGACCCGCCCCGACCTCAAGGGCAAGGTCACCGCGCTGTCCGAGATGCGCGACACGATGCTGCTGGTGCTGCGCAGCCTCGACAAGGACCCCACCGACTTCACCGACGACGACTTCGCCGAGGCCGTCGACAAGCTCCAGCGGGCCGTGGACTCCGGGCAGATCCGCCGGTTCACCGGCAACGAGTACGCGCAGGACCTCGCCGCGGGCAACATCGCCGCCTGCGTGGCCTGGTCCGGCGACGTCATCCAGCTGCAGCTGGAGAACCCCGACATCAAGTTCGTCGCCCCGGAGGAGGGGATGGCGCTCTTCAGCGACAACATGCTCGTGCCCAACCGCGCCCAGCACAAGAAGAACGCCGAGCGCTTCATGGACCACTACTACGACCCTGCGGTCGCCGCGCAGCTGGCCGCGTGGGTCAACTACATCTGCCCGGTCGAGGGCGCGCAGGCGGAGATGGAGAAGATCGACCCCGCCCTGGCGGAGAACCCGCTGATCTTCCCCACCCAGGAGCAGCTGTCCCAGGCGTACGTCTTCCGCAGCCTGTCCGAGGACGAGGAGCGCTCGTACGAGGACCAGTTCCAGAAGGTCATCGGTGCCTGAGGCGGCGGGCGCCCCCGGCGTCGACCTGCGCCTGGAGGGGGTCACCAAGCGGTTCGGCCCGTTCACCGCGGTCGACGACCTCTCCCTCGTCGTGCCGGCGGGCAGCTTCTTCGCGCTGCTGGGCCCGTCGGGCTGCGGCAAGACGACGACGCTGCGCATGGTCGCCGGGCTCGAGGTGCCGACCGAGGGGCGGGTGCTGCTCGGCGACCAGGACGTGACCCGGGCGCGGCCGTACAAGCGGCCCGTGAACACGGTCTTCCAGAGCTACGCGCTCTTCCCGCACCTCGACATCTTCGAGAACGTGGCCTTCGGCCTGCGGCGGCGCCGCGTCAAGGACGTCGGCCCGCAGGTGGAGCGCATGCTCGAGCTCGTCGAGCTGGCCGGGTACGGCCGGCGCAAGCCCGCGCAGCTCTCCGGCGGCCAGCAGCAGCGCGTCGCCCTCGCCCGCGCGCTCATCAACCACCCGCAGGTCCTCCTGCTCGACGAGCCGCTCGGCGCGCTCGACCTCAAGCTGCGCCGGCAGATGCAGCTGGAGGTCAAGCGGATCCAGACCGGCGTCGGGATCACGTTCGTCCACGTGACGCACGACCAGGAGGAGGCCATGACCATGGCCGACACCATCGCGGTCATGAACCAGGGCCGGGTGGAGCAGATGGGTCCGCCGGCCGAGCTCTACGAGAACCCCGCCACCACCTTCGTCGCGAACTTCCTCGGCCAGTCCAACCTCCTGCGCGGGCGCGTGACGGGGCGCAGCGGCGACGACGTCCTCGTCGAGGTCGGCGGGCACCGCCTCGCGGTGCCGGCGCGGCGGTGCGCCCAGGGGACCGACGCGCTCTGGCTGGGCGTACGGCCGGAGAAGGTGCACCTCGGGCGCGCCGGGGACGGCGCCGCGGCGGCGAACGCCCTGCCCGGCACGCTCGTCGACTCGAGCTTCACCGGGGTGAGCACGCAGCACGTGGTGCGCACGCCCTGGGGCCAGGACGTCGTGGTGTTCGCGCAGAACCTCGGGCGCGACGCCGGGGTGCGCCCGGGCGACGCGGTCGTGGTGAGCTGGGAGCCGCGGCACGGCTTCGCGCTCGACGCGGCGCAGGACGCCGCGGCGGGGGCGGACCTCGACGAGGACGCGGCCGCCCCGGTCGCGGCGCCGGTCGCGTGAGCGTCACCGGTCACCTGCCGCCGGCGGGCGCCCGGCTCACCGGGTCGCCGGCGCCGCCGCGCGGCAGCCGGGCGGGCCGGCGCTGGGTGCCGTACGCGCTGCTGCTCCCGGGCCTGGCCTGGCTCGCGGTCTTCTTCGTCGCGCCGACCGTGCAGCTCGTGGCGACCAGCCTGTACGACCCCTCGGGCTCCCTGGAGACCGGCTACCGCGCCGCCTTCGCGGTGGGCAACTACGCCTCGGCCCTCGCGGACTACGCCCCGCAGCTCGGGCGCTCCTTCCTCTACGCCGGCACGGCCACGGTCCTGGCGCTGCTGCTGGCGTACCCGCTCGCGTACACCCTCGCCTTCAAGGCCGGTCGCTGGCGCGGCGTGCTGCTCGTGCTCGTCATCGCGCCGTTCTTCACGAGCTTCCTGCTGCGCACCCTCGCCTGGACCACGGTCCTGGCGGACAACGGCTGGGTCGTCGACGTGCTGCGCGCGCTGGGGGTGGTGCCGGAGGGCGGGCGGCTGCTCGCGACGCCCGTCGCGGTCGTGACCGGCCTGACCTACAACTTCCTGCCGTTCATGGTGCTGCCGCTCTACGCCTCGCTCGAGCGCCTGGACCACCGCCTCGTCGAGGCGGCCGGCGACCTGTACGCGGGCGCGTGGACCGCGTTCCGGAAGGTCACCTTCCCGCTGTCGCTGCCGGGCGTGGTCGCGGGCACGCTGCTGACGTTCATCCCGGCGGCGGGGGACTACATCAACGCCGAGCTCCTCGGGACGCCGAACCAGTACATGCTCGGCAACGTCATCGACAGCTCGTTCCTCGTCCGGCTGGACTACCCGGAGGCGGCCGCCCTGTCCTGCGTCCTCATGGTCAGCATCGTCGTGCTCGTCAGCCTGTACGTGCGCCGCGCCGGCACCGAGGAGCTGGTGTGAGCGGGCTGCGCCGCTGGGCGGGGGACCACCTCGTCCAGGTGGCCGCCGGGCTGGTGCTGCTCTACATGTGCCTGCCCGTGCTCGTGGTCGTCGCGCTGTCGTTCAACGAGCCGCGGGGCCGGCTGAGCTACGTGTTCGGCGGCTTCACCCTCGACAACTGGCTCGATCCCTGCGCGGCGCCGGGCATGTGCGCCGCGCTGGGCACGAGCCTGCGGATCGCGTTCCTGGCGACCGTCGTGAGCACGCTGCTCGGCACGCTCATGGCCTTCGCGCTGGGCCGGCACCGCTTCCGCGGGCGCGGCTCCACGAACCTGCTGGTGTTCCTGCCCATGGCGACCCCCGAGGTGGTCATGGGGTCCTCGCTGCTGACGCTGTTCGTCGCGGCCGGGGCGCAGCCGGGCTTCTGGACGATCCTCATCGCCCACGTCATGTTCTGCGTCAGCTTCGTCGTCGTGACCGTCAAGGCACGGGTCGCGGGGCTGGACCCGCGGATCGA from the Vallicoccus soli genome contains:
- a CDS encoding PucR family transcriptional regulator — translated: MTVPGPALGVLHVLPTLGEVLALGPLRRAGARVAAAGAALDRPVRWVHIAEVPDIARELSGGELVLTTGLGLPDDQEGLARYVDTLADVGAAGLAVELGRRWERLPQALTGRCERRALPLVALTRPTPFVAVTEAVHGRIVDAQVAELRATDEVHRTFTELSVEGADAAQVLREVARMAGSPVVLENLAHRVLAYDAAGQDPQALLERWEARSRAAAAAVAGDAGRTGHDAAQGWLVTAVGARGQDWGRLVLVLEGDGPPPARLAVVLERAASALALDRLVRRDEESLERRTHGTLLAGLLAHAAPGAEVALRARALGVPLEGRRLVGVVLRLVAPPGSPTGGSPAPRDVQERLRDLAEQAAAAARGAGVPALTAPLDAAAPRGVPDAVGMLLSLSARDREDDVLTALAAAVRARPDAGGVVVAAGCAVGAVTDARRSLEEAAQVADAALAQGGGAGRAYHRLPDVRVRGLLHLLRDDPRLQTYVERELGPLLAWDEAHGTALVAALGTYLAHGRNKSAAAEAAHLSRPAFYERLRKVEQVLGVDLDGVESCLSLHVALLALDAVRR
- a CDS encoding ABC transporter ATP-binding protein, whose product is MPEAAGAPGVDLRLEGVTKRFGPFTAVDDLSLVVPAGSFFALLGPSGCGKTTTLRMVAGLEVPTEGRVLLGDQDVTRARPYKRPVNTVFQSYALFPHLDIFENVAFGLRRRRVKDVGPQVERMLELVELAGYGRRKPAQLSGGQQQRVALARALINHPQVLLLDEPLGALDLKLRRQMQLEVKRIQTGVGITFVHVTHDQEEAMTMADTIAVMNQGRVEQMGPPAELYENPATTFVANFLGQSNLLRGRVTGRSGDDVLVEVGGHRLAVPARRCAQGTDALWLGVRPEKVHLGRAGDGAAAANALPGTLVDSSFTGVSTQHVVRTPWGQDVVVFAQNLGRDAGVRPGDAVVVSWEPRHGFALDAAQDAAAGADLDEDAAAPVAAPVA
- a CDS encoding ABC transporter permease, whose protein sequence is MSGLRRWAGDHLVQVAAGLVLLYMCLPVLVVVALSFNEPRGRLSYVFGGFTLDNWLDPCAAPGMCAALGTSLRIAFLATVVSTLLGTLMAFALGRHRFRGRGSTNLLVFLPMATPEVVMGSSLLTLFVAAGAQPGFWTILIAHVMFCVSFVVVTVKARVAGLDPRIEQAAMDLYATEWQTFVRVTLPLVAPGIAAAAMLAFSLSFDDFIVTNFNSGRTVTFPLYVWGAAQRGIPVQVNVVGAAMFLIALLLVVGGQVASRRRHATR
- a CDS encoding amidohydrolase, which produces MSGTLFRGGTVLTLDPAAPRARALLARDGRVVALDDDALELAGAAAEVDLGGGCLLPAFADGHAHPSHGGVELLDAPLRDCGSVDEVVAAVRRHAAQHPGAEWVLGSSYDPALAPGGRFDARWLDAAVPDRPVALTSADHHVLWVNTAALRRAGVDRATPDPPAAQVLRREDGEPLGTLVEWGAMDLVRAHLPERGEDDLRRGLLRAWQLLADAGVAWVQDALCGPDDVQRALALSRAGALPVRTDLCLRAEPGTWQRQRAGFRAARDAAEGDPQVSARTVKLFADGVLEAGTAALLEPYAGGGCSHHGMPVWEPDELAAAAEAFDADGFGLHVHAIGDAAVRSALDAVEGVRRARGRTARRPVVAHTQLVDDADLPRFAALGVVANFSPLWACLDACQTDLTLPRLGPERGGRQYPMASLLRTGAVLSFGSDWPVSSLRPLDGVGVAVTRRTPDGGEPPGGWVPHERLPVAAALSAAVQGPAYQAHEEHLRGTFAPGLRADLVHLDADPTRVDAQEWPGIGVLGTWVAGRRTA
- a CDS encoding ABC transporter permease, whose protein sequence is MSVTGHLPPAGARLTGSPAPPRGSRAGRRWVPYALLLPGLAWLAVFFVAPTVQLVATSLYDPSGSLETGYRAAFAVGNYASALADYAPQLGRSFLYAGTATVLALLLAYPLAYTLAFKAGRWRGVLLVLVIAPFFTSFLLRTLAWTTVLADNGWVVDVLRALGVVPEGGRLLATPVAVVTGLTYNFLPFMVLPLYASLERLDHRLVEAAGDLYAGAWTAFRKVTFPLSLPGVVAGTLLTFIPAAGDYINAELLGTPNQYMLGNVIDSSFLVRLDYPEAAALSCVLMVSIVVLVSLYVRRAGTEELV
- a CDS encoding polyamine ABC transporter substrate-binding protein — translated: MRDPHARPQRGLPPLPPALAGLPLSRRRFLRGAAAGGAALAGSGLLAACGTEGTAAAPQDQAAQDRSDTDKRLTVSNWPLYIDVDEADPSKRPTLEAFTAETGIEVDYTEDVNDNNEFFGKVRPQLSAGQDTGRDVVVLTDWMAGRLIRLNWVQELDKDNLPQVTANLLGALEDPGFDPGRRYSVPWQSGLTGIAYNAALTGEVRTVDELLTRPDLKGKVTALSEMRDTMLLVLRSLDKDPTDFTDDDFAEAVDKLQRAVDSGQIRRFTGNEYAQDLAAGNIAACVAWSGDVIQLQLENPDIKFVAPEEGMALFSDNMLVPNRAQHKKNAERFMDHYYDPAVAAQLAAWVNYICPVEGAQAEMEKIDPALAENPLIFPTQEQLSQAYVFRSLSEDEERSYEDQFQKVIGA